A window of Maioricimonas rarisocia genomic DNA:
GCTCGCGATGCTCACTCCAGCCACGGCCACCCGGCTGTATGTTGCGTGAACGAGCGGCCTCCTGTGGCTGCGCCACGCAGACACATCCTGTGTCTGGGCCACCCTGCGTTGGGGCCGTAGGGTGCTGTCGCCGGAGGCGACGCACCGTCATCAACAGCTCGCGTGTGACATGCGGTGGTGCGTCACGGGGGTGCAGACGCGGCATATCGACAGGGATGGATTGCCGATGCGACGTTCGCCGTGACACACCCTACATGGCTCATTTCGTGAACGGCGTTGGGTGCCACGACTCTGCGAGCCGTGCGCTCACTCGCTGGCGCTTCGTGCTGGCATCGCGAAAGAGCGGCATGCCTGCCTTGAGGGGCAAGCATGTCTCGCGGCGAACCGATTACAGATGCGTGTGTCCGACAGTGAACGGAGCATTCGGTTCAAATCACATGACATACCGGTCACATGACATCAAGGAGGCCGTTTCATGTCCTGTCCGCTGCTGCAGGTGGATGCGTTTACCGACCGGCGATTCCGCGGCAATCCGGCGGCGGTCTGTCTGCTCGAGGAAGAGCGGGGTGCGGACTGGATGCAGGCGGTCGCTGCCGAGATGAATCTGGCGGAGACGGCATTCGTTCGACCACTGGATGAGGGGTTCGAACTCCGGTGGTTCACGCCGCGAATTGAGGTGGATCTGTGCGGTCATGCGACGCTGGCATCGGCTCATGCGCTGTGGGAAGAGGGAATCGTCGTGCCGGCGCAGCCGATCCGGTTTCATTCGCAAAGTGGCGTGCTGACCTGCACGACCCGCGAGGGGCTGATCGAACTGGATTTTCCTGCAACTCCGGCGGAGGACAGCGAAATGCCTGACGGCCTGGTCGCAGCACTCTGGCCCGACGGAGACGTGCCGCAGCCCATGTTCGTCGGACGAACGAAGTTCGACGTGCTGGTCGTGCTCGAGTCCGCAACACAGGTACGGGGGCTCGATCCGGATTTCCGCCGGCTGGCAGCCATCCCCACACGTGGCGTGATGGTGACCGCGCCGACGGACCGGCCGGAAGAAGATTTTCTGTCCCGCTTTTTCGCACCGGCCGCCGGTATCGATGAGGATCCGGTGACCGGTTCGGCCCACTGCTGCCTGGGGCCGTACTGGGCAGGGCGTCTGGGGAAGGCGGCGCTGAAAGCGCATCAGGCGTCACGGCGGGGTGGTGAGGTCGCGGTTCGCATCAACGGTGACCGCGTTGTTCTGGGCGGCCAGGCGGTGACCGTGCTGCGG
This region includes:
- a CDS encoding PhzF family phenazine biosynthesis protein — translated: MSCPLLQVDAFTDRRFRGNPAAVCLLEEERGADWMQAVAAEMNLAETAFVRPLDEGFELRWFTPRIEVDLCGHATLASAHALWEEGIVVPAQPIRFHSQSGVLTCTTREGLIELDFPATPAEDSEMPDGLVAALWPDGDVPQPMFVGRTKFDVLVVLESATQVRGLDPDFRRLAAIPTRGVMVTAPTDRPEEDFLSRFFAPAAGIDEDPVTGSAHCCLGPYWAGRLGKAALKAHQASRRGGEVAVRINGDRVVLGGQAVTVLRGELL